The Bacillus carboniphilus genome contains a region encoding:
- the metG gene encoding methionine--tRNA ligase, which yields MSVFIGGAWPYANGSLHIGHIASLLPGDIIARYYRQKGEKVLYVSGSDCNGTPIAIRAKQENKLVSEIVNDYHEEFLSCFEKLGFTYDHYGRTDSEDHHQTVQKVFKELLNKEFIYKKVVKQTYCDACQQSLPDRYVEGTCPHCHHPARGDQCESCSKILDAADLLDKKCKNCGNEPSMKDSEQFYFTLKKFQPSLESYLEKAKENWRDNAIQLTERYLREGLVDRAASRDLSVGVPLPVDGYEDKKVYVWIEAVCGYLSASNQTKDGGLFWTEHTKTYYVHGKDNIPFHTIIWSAILLGIDKRPLPQSIISSEYVTLEKKKISTSRNWAIWVKDLLDRYHPDTVRYFLTINAPENRDADFSWREFIYSHNSELLGSYGNFINRTLKFIEKYFDGEIPNEKIDPVLKDQVVTLYDQVGELIEKGQLKKGIEEVFLLVKKANKYFDEREPWKTRTENIKECRQTLATCVHLIINFAQILSPFLPFSSQEIQRYFQIEEWKWEPLFIIWNGTIENVKPLFDRIDIKVIEEEKERLFNKNV from the coding sequence ATGAGTGTATTTATAGGTGGGGCTTGGCCTTATGCGAATGGGTCCTTACACATTGGACATATCGCTAGTTTATTACCAGGTGATATTATCGCTCGATATTACAGACAAAAAGGAGAAAAGGTTTTATACGTTTCAGGAAGTGACTGTAATGGAACGCCGATAGCGATACGTGCAAAACAAGAGAACAAATTGGTGTCGGAAATTGTGAATGATTATCATGAGGAATTCCTCTCTTGCTTTGAAAAATTAGGTTTTACTTATGATCATTATGGAAGAACGGACAGTGAAGACCACCATCAAACAGTACAAAAAGTGTTTAAAGAACTATTAAATAAGGAATTCATCTATAAGAAGGTTGTGAAGCAAACGTATTGTGATGCATGCCAGCAGTCATTACCAGATCGTTACGTAGAGGGAACTTGTCCGCACTGTCATCATCCTGCTCGAGGAGATCAGTGTGAAAGCTGCTCGAAAATATTAGATGCCGCAGATTTATTGGATAAAAAGTGTAAGAATTGTGGGAATGAACCATCAATGAAGGACTCGGAGCAGTTTTATTTTACTTTGAAAAAATTTCAGCCCTCATTAGAAAGTTACTTAGAGAAGGCTAAAGAAAATTGGCGAGACAATGCGATTCAGCTTACCGAACGGTATTTGCGTGAAGGTTTAGTTGATCGAGCAGCTTCAAGAGATTTATCAGTAGGAGTGCCGCTACCTGTAGATGGATATGAAGACAAAAAGGTGTATGTGTGGATCGAAGCGGTTTGTGGATACCTTTCAGCAAGTAATCAAACAAAAGATGGAGGATTATTTTGGACAGAACATACGAAAACCTACTATGTTCATGGGAAAGATAACATTCCTTTTCACACGATTATTTGGTCAGCCATTTTATTAGGGATAGATAAAAGACCATTGCCTCAATCCATTATTTCTAGTGAATATGTGACGCTGGAAAAGAAAAAAATTTCTACAAGTAGAAATTGGGCAATATGGGTGAAGGATCTACTGGATCGGTACCATCCTGATACGGTTCGTTACTTTTTAACGATTAATGCACCCGAAAATCGCGATGCCGATTTTTCCTGGAGAGAGTTCATATACAGTCATAATAGCGAACTTTTAGGTTCGTATGGAAATTTTATTAATCGTACATTAAAATTTATTGAAAAATACTTTGATGGAGAAATTCCTAATGAAAAGATTGATCCCGTATTAAAAGATCAAGTAGTGACTCTTTATGATCAGGTAGGGGAATTAATTGAGAAAGGTCAATTGAAAAAGGGAATAGAAGAAGTATTCTTACTCGTTAAAAAAGCAAATAAATATTTTGATGAAAGGGAGCCATGGAAAACGAGAACCGAAAATATAAAAGAGTGTAGGCAAACGCTGGCTACCTGTGTTCATTTAATCATAAATTTTGCGCAAATCTTATCACCTTTTTTACCGTTTTCCAGTCAAGAAATACAGAGGTATTTCCAGATTGAAGAGTGGAAATGGGAACCATTATTTATCATATGGAATGGAACGATTGAAAATGTAAAACCATTGTTTGACCGAATTGATATAAAAGTGATTGAAGAAGAGAAGGAGAGGTTGTTTAATAAAAACGTGTAG
- a CDS encoding HIT family protein produces MREITLSDGKKIKVECLSCAIAGGIVEPDGGKVMETEFFHAHQDVIYPIRGLVILTSKRHVKGFDELTEREKSNYIDTLSKIRKAQRNVLGIENVYYFYNEDTPHHFHTWMIPRYDWMTRFGRSVESVKPVLQHARVKLNHEKNVQKVKKP; encoded by the coding sequence TTGAGAGAGATTACCTTATCTGACGGTAAAAAAATAAAAGTGGAATGTTTAAGCTGCGCGATAGCTGGAGGGATCGTTGAACCAGATGGAGGAAAAGTAATGGAAACAGAATTTTTTCACGCCCATCAAGACGTTATTTATCCTATTAGAGGGTTGGTGATTTTAACTTCGAAAAGGCACGTAAAAGGCTTCGATGAATTAACAGAAAGAGAAAAATCCAATTACATAGATACTTTATCTAAAATTCGTAAAGCTCAAAGAAACGTATTAGGTATTGAAAATGTCTATTACTTCTATAACGAAGACACTCCACATCACTTTCATACTTGGATGATCCCAAGGTATGATTGGATGACCCGGTTTGGTCGCTCTGTTGAATCTGTAAAGCCTGTCTTGCAGCATGCTCGAGTTAAATTGAACCACGAAAAGAATGTACAAAAAGTAAAGAAGCCATAA
- a CDS encoding beta-carotene 15,15'-monooxygenase, producing the protein MFAWETNKRHYIAISLVFIVLTTNLLLYRSPIDLPTESKWVVFGSLFDLAIFVPLILLAIYKKKSDSIKRFIIFMAAGLVIARFLISENHLEPFIVLTYVGFAIEGFILLFEFTILLILLRYLPKIYKQVRMCEDSLLHSFPKAVEGNVRKNPLVQVVVSEMLMFYYALGSWRQKAPNGKEYFTLHKNTSFIAFRVMIIHAIILETISLHWWLHNQSMVLSIVLLILNIYSILFFIGDIQSLRLNPIKITDQHLYLSMGLMKKMKIPLENISAINIDAQLLEKKIK; encoded by the coding sequence TTGTTTGCATGGGAAACAAACAAAAGACATTATATTGCAATTTCATTGGTATTCATCGTATTAACTACTAATCTGCTCTTATACAGATCTCCAATAGATCTCCCCACAGAAAGCAAATGGGTTGTCTTCGGCTCCCTATTTGATTTAGCCATTTTTGTACCATTGATTTTGTTAGCCATTTATAAGAAAAAAAGTGATTCCATTAAACGATTTATCATATTCATGGCAGCTGGCTTAGTTATAGCTAGATTCCTCATCTCAGAAAACCATCTTGAACCATTTATCGTATTAACATACGTTGGATTTGCCATAGAAGGTTTCATATTATTATTTGAGTTTACAATCCTTCTGATTTTGTTACGTTACTTACCAAAAATATATAAACAAGTGAGAATGTGCGAAGATAGCTTGTTACACTCTTTTCCAAAAGCAGTGGAAGGAAATGTACGAAAAAATCCACTAGTACAAGTAGTTGTGTCTGAAATGCTTATGTTTTACTACGCTTTAGGGTCTTGGAGACAAAAAGCACCGAATGGTAAAGAATATTTTACTCTCCATAAAAATACCAGTTTCATTGCATTTAGAGTCATGATTATCCATGCTATTATACTGGAGACGATTAGCTTACATTGGTGGCTCCACAACCAGTCAATGGTATTATCAATCGTGCTTCTCATATTGAATATATACTCCATTCTTTTTTTCATAGGAGACATACAGTCGCTAAGGTTAAACCCAATTAAAATAACTGACCAACATCTATATCTGTCCATGGGATTGATGAAGAAAATGAAGATTCCCCTTGAAAACATTTCTGCTATTAATATAGATGCACAACTATTAGAAAAAAAAATTAAATAA
- a CDS encoding enoyl-CoA hydratase, with protein sequence MKVNEGDQFVWGKRFTEEDILQFAELTGDKGRHHMECDESGKLMVHGLLTASIGTKIAGDLNYIGSMLYTEYFRPVFSGDTIECELNIIKVEELEGIQKVSLESVYKNQKGKIVMQAKSEGIIRN encoded by the coding sequence ATGAAAGTCAATGAAGGAGATCAATTCGTGTGGGGAAAAAGGTTTACTGAAGAAGATATACTTCAGTTTGCGGAGCTAACAGGCGATAAAGGCCGTCACCATATGGAATGCGATGAAAGTGGAAAGTTAATGGTTCACGGATTGTTAACCGCTAGCATAGGAACAAAAATTGCTGGTGATTTAAACTATATAGGAAGTATGCTTTATACTGAATATTTTCGGCCAGTTTTCAGTGGTGATACGATCGAATGCGAGTTAAACATTATAAAAGTAGAGGAATTAGAAGGCATACAAAAAGTTTCTCTTGAGAGCGTCTATAAGAATCAAAAAGGGAAAATAGTGATGCAAGCAAAAAGCGAGGGGATTATTAGAAACTAG
- a CDS encoding DUF2164 domain-containing protein has product MHMKFPKEKKDLIIEKIQHYFYTERSEEIGLLAAENFLDFALKELGPFFYNGAIKDAQQVVEQKLTNLDEDLHSLERPIRD; this is encoded by the coding sequence ATGCACATGAAATTTCCTAAAGAAAAGAAAGATTTAATTATCGAAAAAATCCAACATTACTTTTATACGGAGCGTTCTGAAGAAATTGGTTTATTGGCAGCAGAAAATTTCCTTGATTTCGCTTTAAAGGAGCTGGGACCTTTCTTTTATAATGGAGCCATCAAAGATGCTCAACAAGTGGTAGAGCAGAAGCTTACTAATTTAGATGAAGATTTACATTCATTAGAAAGACCTATTAGAGATTAA
- a CDS encoding C40 family peptidase, with protein MLKDTFLKIISEAEQYIGMKYVWGGSNPHTGFDCSGFTQWTFKKGGISLPRTAQKQYQQCTKIRTEYAKEGDLVFFTNTRKSKRVITHVGIYVGNNLMFDANRNGIGFTDVTTVYWKSRFVSFGRV; from the coding sequence TTGTTAAAAGATACTTTTTTAAAAATAATTTCTGAAGCGGAACAATATATAGGTATGAAATATGTATGGGGAGGTTCTAATCCTCATACAGGTTTCGACTGTTCAGGATTTACGCAATGGACTTTTAAAAAAGGTGGGATTTCACTTCCTAGAACAGCACAAAAACAGTATCAACAATGCACAAAAATTCGAACTGAATATGCAAAAGAAGGAGATTTAGTCTTCTTTACAAACACACGTAAATCAAAAAGGGTCATTACACATGTTGGTATATATGTAGGAAATAATCTTATGTTTGACGCTAATAGAAATGGTATAGGTTTTACTGATGTCACCACCGTGTACTGGAAAAGTAGGTTTGTTAGCTTCGGAAGAGTTTAG